In the Oryzias latipes chromosome 23, ASM223467v1 genome, one interval contains:
- the svopl gene encoding putative transporter SVOPL isoform X2, translating to MGDSMRTQLVSAIQLQEVQQQEKHEELQEGGNHDKTFTVEDAVEEIGFGRFHVLLFVIMGSANVVEAMEIMLLAVVSPEIRCEWKLDDWQVALVSTIVFLGFMVCGVLSGYMADRFGRWKVVFGGFVWSAYFSLLTSFAPSYGWFIFLRSMVGCGVAGVSQGFVLKTEFIPAKYRAVLLPLATIFWMMGSMLIIVLGMLVVPTLGWRWMIRISVTPSIVLIFLFKFIPESARYNVSAGNVDAALKTLQRIARMNRAGLPEGRLVEPAVRNRGSWRILLSPSFRRTSLLLWYSWFVASFAYYGSVLSSSELLEKNLLCVTNAEREHQVKHRHQGGVCYCIPFGYGDYQTLLISCLGEVALVPLNIALLNVFGRKTSLSVLQLLAALVFMMLNICSTMLGFTVLLFLLRSLVSMNFNVVYIYTAEVYPTVARSLGMGFCTSFSRIGGMIAPFIAQVLMSKSVVLALSPFAVACVICALGNFLLPIETRGRALLQNS from the exons ATGGGGGACTCCATGAGGACTCAGCTGGTCAGCGCCATTCAGCTGCAGGAAGTACAGCAGCAGGAGAAACATGAAGAGCTCCAGGAGGGCGGGAACCAcg ACAAAACGTTCACGGTGGAGGACGCCGTGGAAGAGATCGGCTTCGGGCGTTTCCACGTACTTCTGTTTGTCATCATGGGGAGCGCCAAT gtcGTGGAGGCCATGGAGATCATGCTGTTGGCCGTTGTTTCTCCAGAGATTCGCTGTGAGTGGAAACTGGATGACTGGCAGGTCGCGCTGGTGTCAACG ATTGTGTTCCTGGGGTTCATGGTTTGTGGCGTCCTCAGTGGTTACATGGCTGACAGATTCGGACGTTGGAAG GTGGTCTTTGGCGGCTTTGTCTGGAGTGCCTACTTCTCTCTGCTGACGTCCTTCGCGCCGTCGTACGGTTGGTTCATCTTCCTGCGCAGCATGGTGGGCTGTGGCGTCGCCGGCGTGTCTCAGGG GTTCGTGCTGAAGACGGAGTTCATCCCAGCGAAGTACCGCGCCGTCCTGCTGCCGCTCGCCACA ATCTTCTGGATGATGGGCTCCATGCTGATCATCGTTCTGGGGATGCTGGTTGTTCCCACTCTGGGGTGGAGGTGGATGATCCGGATCTCCGTCACGCCCAGCATCGTCCTCATCTTTCTGTTTAAG TTTATCCCTGAGTCGGCGCGGTACAACGTGTCTGCAGGAAACGTGGACGCCGCTCTGAAGACGCTGCAGAGGATCGCCAGGATGAACCGCGCGGGTCTGCCTGAAGGTCGGCTGGTGGAACCTGCTGTG AGAAACCGGGGCAGCTGGAGGATTCTGCTCAGCCCCTCCTTCAGGAGGACCTCCCTGCTGCTGTGGTACTCATG GTTCGTGGCGTCGTTTGCGTACTACGGCTCGGTGCTGAGCAGCTCGGAGCTGCTGGAGAAGAACCTGCTGTGTGTGACCAACGCCGAGCGCGAGCACCAGGTCAAACACCGCCACCAGGGCGGCGTCTGCTACTGCATCCCCTTCGGATACGGGGACTACCAGACCCTGCTGATCAGCTGCCTGGGGGAGGTGGCCT TGGTCCCCCTGAACATCGCTCTGCTGAACGTGTTTGGAAGGAAAACGAGTCTGAGCGtcctgcagctgctggctgCGTTGGTCTTCATGATGTTGAACATCTGCAGCACCAT GCTCGGCTTCACCGTGCTGCTGTTCCTGCTCCGATCGCTGGTCTCCATGAACTTTAACGTGGTTTACATTTACACAGCAGAG GTGTACCCGACAGTAGCGCGCTCCTTGGGGATGGGATTCTGTACATCCTTCAGCCGGATCGGAGGAATGATCGCTCCCTTCATCGCACAG GTGCTGATGTCCAAGTCAGTGGTTCTGGCCCTGAGCCCGTTTGCAGTGGCCTGTGTGATCTGCGCGCTGGGAAACTTCCTGCTGCCCATAGAAACCAGGGGCCGCGCTCTGCTG CAAAACTCCTGA
- the svopl gene encoding putative transporter SVOPL isoform X1 gives MSDMKMLFWSGSRMGDSMRTQLVSAIQLQEVQQQEKHEELQEGGNHDKTFTVEDAVEEIGFGRFHVLLFVIMGSANVVEAMEIMLLAVVSPEIRCEWKLDDWQVALVSTIVFLGFMVCGVLSGYMADRFGRWKVVFGGFVWSAYFSLLTSFAPSYGWFIFLRSMVGCGVAGVSQGFVLKTEFIPAKYRAVLLPLATIFWMMGSMLIIVLGMLVVPTLGWRWMIRISVTPSIVLIFLFKFIPESARYNVSAGNVDAALKTLQRIARMNRAGLPEGRLVEPAVRNRGSWRILLSPSFRRTSLLLWYSWFVASFAYYGSVLSSSELLEKNLLCVTNAEREHQVKHRHQGGVCYCIPFGYGDYQTLLISCLGEVALVPLNIALLNVFGRKTSLSVLQLLAALVFMMLNICSTMLGFTVLLFLLRSLVSMNFNVVYIYTAEVYPTVARSLGMGFCTSFSRIGGMIAPFIAQVLMSKSVVLALSPFAVACVICALGNFLLPIETRGRALLQNS, from the exons ATGTCTGACATGAAGATGTTGTTCTGGTCCGGTTCCAGGATGGGGGACTCCATGAGGACTCAGCTGGTCAGCGCCATTCAGCTGCAGGAAGTACAGCAGCAGGAGAAACATGAAGAGCTCCAGGAGGGCGGGAACCAcg ACAAAACGTTCACGGTGGAGGACGCCGTGGAAGAGATCGGCTTCGGGCGTTTCCACGTACTTCTGTTTGTCATCATGGGGAGCGCCAAT gtcGTGGAGGCCATGGAGATCATGCTGTTGGCCGTTGTTTCTCCAGAGATTCGCTGTGAGTGGAAACTGGATGACTGGCAGGTCGCGCTGGTGTCAACG ATTGTGTTCCTGGGGTTCATGGTTTGTGGCGTCCTCAGTGGTTACATGGCTGACAGATTCGGACGTTGGAAG GTGGTCTTTGGCGGCTTTGTCTGGAGTGCCTACTTCTCTCTGCTGACGTCCTTCGCGCCGTCGTACGGTTGGTTCATCTTCCTGCGCAGCATGGTGGGCTGTGGCGTCGCCGGCGTGTCTCAGGG GTTCGTGCTGAAGACGGAGTTCATCCCAGCGAAGTACCGCGCCGTCCTGCTGCCGCTCGCCACA ATCTTCTGGATGATGGGCTCCATGCTGATCATCGTTCTGGGGATGCTGGTTGTTCCCACTCTGGGGTGGAGGTGGATGATCCGGATCTCCGTCACGCCCAGCATCGTCCTCATCTTTCTGTTTAAG TTTATCCCTGAGTCGGCGCGGTACAACGTGTCTGCAGGAAACGTGGACGCCGCTCTGAAGACGCTGCAGAGGATCGCCAGGATGAACCGCGCGGGTCTGCCTGAAGGTCGGCTGGTGGAACCTGCTGTG AGAAACCGGGGCAGCTGGAGGATTCTGCTCAGCCCCTCCTTCAGGAGGACCTCCCTGCTGCTGTGGTACTCATG GTTCGTGGCGTCGTTTGCGTACTACGGCTCGGTGCTGAGCAGCTCGGAGCTGCTGGAGAAGAACCTGCTGTGTGTGACCAACGCCGAGCGCGAGCACCAGGTCAAACACCGCCACCAGGGCGGCGTCTGCTACTGCATCCCCTTCGGATACGGGGACTACCAGACCCTGCTGATCAGCTGCCTGGGGGAGGTGGCCT TGGTCCCCCTGAACATCGCTCTGCTGAACGTGTTTGGAAGGAAAACGAGTCTGAGCGtcctgcagctgctggctgCGTTGGTCTTCATGATGTTGAACATCTGCAGCACCAT GCTCGGCTTCACCGTGCTGCTGTTCCTGCTCCGATCGCTGGTCTCCATGAACTTTAACGTGGTTTACATTTACACAGCAGAG GTGTACCCGACAGTAGCGCGCTCCTTGGGGATGGGATTCTGTACATCCTTCAGCCGGATCGGAGGAATGATCGCTCCCTTCATCGCACAG GTGCTGATGTCCAAGTCAGTGGTTCTGGCCCTGAGCCCGTTTGCAGTGGCCTGTGTGATCTGCGCGCTGGGAAACTTCCTGCTGCCCATAGAAACCAGGGGCCGCGCTCTGCTG CAAAACTCCTGA
- the LOC105358172 gene encoding UPF0606 protein KIAA1549-like, translating to MEAISSASRCSLTVLLMASTVVSMATSSSPDAGMPKSTNTKESLSDFPPPTSSPPPFPSGRPPDSGYYGDHAEGGSMAESDPGAQGIHLLLRPPDLLSPSLPPPLPPHSQTTLTPPSPWESGPTLEDAWGSGDYVETLSFIVPDGEELALATPLPRHPWHTDEEGNWISYDTTFPVRPTLPLFSRLPLSSSSPHVSLHPHPTDRDVFSNWDEDYDLEDMVPLEPTEVLLPDMNSLEYYTNLVAREREKEKERDRKKEKKMETGKERKEDKDTLNQTYFRTTISPTATHSHPSPKTSVFTASSPPEPRHPPPKPAPSLPPSPAGAGKDKPTAPSSTSNTSSTPSSPVLRTRDRGSVHGRRPARPPSNTTIRLPPSPPLGPTTSTGKPEKPSVVTEKPAKVQPITTTTTQFTAISLTRAPPVTTPRVVQTLPTRQYLCNITKPELYLVQVVGSKGSSSGFSQVRDLLRREFNRSVELQFLRTPSSFAFRVVSGPLVFTAISVINALRRLPRGSGPVPTVLPLYTVPDLRHQIHSVLQFVPAHIDIKVCNFSERIEKGLGMAYAETLRRSHEGGNIMVQLLNITTGAVQAAPGGKVPVDIIFAVRDGRGYLPGSEVSEHLRKLSLVEFSFYVGFPALQIAEAFHYPELNTSHLLRSSWVRTVLLGVQEQLVAERSFKARLERRLALLLEEGLQETSRRRWRRATAVGNNSLQVVRVSRLSSPENPLEVFYFVEGSGGERVPAEVTAATLNSLDLQRAAIVLGHRVLKPLAQAVEELFVPPAETQSNNIWLIVGVAVPVLLAVFIIILLYWKLCGSEKLEFQPDAINTIQQRQKLQAPSVKGFDFAKLHLGQHSKDDIMVIQEPGPLPAPAKEATPSETGDLNTPKSKGSSTKPARLSRRRGRLSPSDGDSLGSEQSSGRESVEESTRPVAMPNEGKQHKKTRNGRSKTAAPPGYGPDELLSSSSIFDHVDRLSRASSDGTRRQANKVQLIAMQPRPSSPLHPTSQPSPSLTEKVNTEVALRHKSEIEHHRNKLRQRAKRRGQCEFPSMDDIMDAFGDGPVQSEAAQRLYSSAHDHMDCILQADTSPTESRKRGKHSPRGRWAQPGPGSLPDTDRDRLLTDQSATYRKYPGLNNVAYMSDPDLPQGNRSPSPTDEVFDSAPPPPPYMPPQPSIEEARQQMHSLLDDAFALVSPSSQGSAGRYAELGMSPTSLHSLLQRQGMGSGGYLSTGDQLQESIYSNRGQYEDPPSSSRPRPVGGSTGAQLHHLTQVGLSSQIGSYHGVGVGRSMSGPTGSSWHQQHSDQDLSRPGASRESVLSFPEFSSSSVFQMPSSSLQDPSAPPLLLTSPTPEYPPEDASPSAHTSASLIKSIREELRRLAQKQAAVTSYP from the exons ATGGAGGCCATAAGCTCCGCCTCCAGATGCAGCCTCACAGTGCTGTTGATGGCCAGCACTGTGGTATCCATGGCAACCAGCAGCTCACCTGATGCAG GGATGCCAAAGTCCACCAACACCAAGGAGTCTTTATCTGATTTTCCACCACCAACATCCTcaccaccccccttcccctctggTCGTCCTCCAGACTCCGGTTACTATGGTGACCATGCTGAGGGAGGCTCCATGGCAGAATCAGACCCTGGAGCTCAAGGGATTCACCTTTTGCTGAGACCTCCAGACCTGCTGTCCCCCAGTCTACCTCCCCCGCTCCCCCCACACAGCCAAACCACCCTGACTCCTCCTTCTCCCTGGGAGTCAGGTCCCACTTTAGAAGATGCTTGGGGTTCTGGAGACTATGTGGAGACTCTGTCCTTTATTGTGCCAGATGGCGAAGAGCTGGCTCTGGCCACTCCCCTTCCCAGGCATCCGTGGCACACGGACGAGGAGGGCAACTGGATTTCTTATGACACCACCTTCCCCGTCAGACCTACCCTTCCTCTATTCTCCCGTCTAcccctctcctcctcatcaCCCCACgtttctctccatcctcaccCCACTGATCGAGACGTCTTCTCCAACTGGGACGAGGACTACGACCTGGAGGACATGGTTCCTCTGGAGCCAACAGAAGTGCTGCTGCCTGACATGAACAGTTTGGAGTACTACACCAACCTGGTGGCCCGGGAAAGggagaaggaaaaagaaagagacagaaagaaggaaaagaaaatggagacaggaaaggaaagaaaagaagataaGGACACGCTGAACCAGACCTACTTCAGAACCACCATTTCTCCAACAGCAACTCACAGCCACCCTTCTCCAAAAACCTCTGTGTTCACGGCCAGCTCTCCGCCAGAGCCCAGGCACCCACCCCCAAAACCCGCCccttctcttcctccttcaCCTGCCGGAGCAGGTAAAGACAAACCAACTGCTCCGTCATCCACCTCCAATACCTCCTCCACCCCCTCTTCTCCGGTCTTAAGAACCAGAGATCGTGGTTCAGTCCACGGCAGACGTCCTGCCCGTCCCCCGTCCAACACCACCATCCGGTTGCCACCCTCCCCACCCCTGGGACCTACTACCAGTACTGGCAAACCAGAGAAACCATCAGTGGTGACTGAAAAACCAGCAAAGGTCCAGCCCATCACCACAACCACCACTCAGTTTACTGCAATCAGTCTGACCAGAGCGCCTCCCGTCACCACACCCAGGGTGGTGCAGACCCTGCCCACCAGGCAGTACCTCTGCAACATCACCAAGCCAGAGTTGTATCTGGTGCAAGTAG TCGGTTCTAAAGGTTCTTCATCCGGTTTCAGTCAGGTCCGAGATCTCCTCAGGAGAGAGTTCAACCGCTCTGTGGAGCTGCAG TTCCTCAGAACGCCATCAAGTTTCGCCTTCCGTGTTGTGTCGGGACCTCTGGTCTTCACTGCCATATCTGTCATTAACGCTCTGCGCCGGCTGCCTCGCGGCTCGGGTCCGGTTCCCACGGTGCTGCCGCTGTACACGGTTCCGGATCTCAGGCACCAGATCCACTCTGTGCTTCAGTTCGTTCCTGCTCACATCGACATCAAGGTGTGCAACTTCAGCGAACGTATCGAGAAGGGGCTGGGGATGGCGTATGCAGAGACGCTAAGAAGATCACATGAGGGCGGGAACATCATGGTACAG TTGCTGAACATCACAACTGGCGCCGTCCAGGCAGCACCAGGCGGGAAAGTTCCTGTCGACATTATATTTGCAGTGCGGGATGGGCGGGGTTACCTGCCAGGATCAGAGGTTAGCGAACATCTGAGGAAGCTCAGCCTGGTGGAGTTCAGCTTCTACGTCGGATTTCCTGCACTGCAGATCGCAGAAG CATTCCACTACCCGGAGCTCAACACGTCCCATCTCCTGCGCTCCTCCTGGGTCCGCACAG TTCTGCTGGGAGTCCAGGAGCAGTTGGTGGCGGAGCGCAGCTTCAAGGCTCGTCTGGAGAGACGCCTGGCTCTGCTGCTGGAGGAGGGGCTGCaggaaaccagcaggaggcgctgGAGGAGAGCAACTGCTGTGGGCAACAACAGCCTGCAG gTGGTGCGGGTGTCCAGGCTTTCCAGTCCAGAGAACCCGTtggaggttttttattttgtggagGGTTCTGGTGGAGAGAGGGTCCCAGCAGAGGTAACAGCTGCAACCCTGAACAGTCTGGATCTTCAGAGGGCTGCCATCGTCCTGGGACATCGAGTCCTGAAACCACTGGCACAGG CTGTGGAGGAGCTCTTTGTCCCCCCAGCAGAGACACAAAGCAACAACATCTGGCTGATTGTGGGCGTGGCTGTTCCCGTCCTTCTTGcagtcttcatcatcatcctcctctACTGGAAGCTTTGTGGCTCTGAAAAGCTTGAGTTTCAGCCTGATGCCATCAACACTATCCAGCAGAGGcagaag CTTCAGGCTCCGAGCGTCAAAGGATTTGACTTTGCAAAGCTCCACCTCGGTCAGCACAGCAAGGATGACATCATGGTCATCCAGGAGCCCGGTCCACTACCTGCTCCCGCCAAAGAAGCCACGCCCTCAGAGACAGGCGACCTTAACACCCCCAAGTCGAAGGGATCCTCCACCAAACCCGCCCGCTTGAGCCGCCGCAGGGGGAG GCTCAGCCCGTCGGATGGCGACTCGCTGGGCAGCGAGCAGTCGAGCGGCAGAGAGTCTGTAGAGGAAAGCACCCGACCCGTGGCCATGCCCAACGAGGGGAAACAGCACAAGAAAACCAGAAACG GGAGGAGCAAGACAG ctgctcctccaggcTACGGTCCAGACGAGCTTCTGTCCTCATCCTCCATCTTTGACCATGTTGACCGCCTTTCTCGCGCCTCGTCTGACGGCACCCGTCGCCAGGCCAACAAGGTGCAGCTCATCGCCATGCAGCCACGCCCCAGCTCTCCCCTGCACCCCACCTCCCAACCAAGCCCCTCCCTCACTGAGAAGGTCAACACTGAG GTGGCGCTGAGGCACAAGTCAGAGATTGAGCATCACAGGAACAAACTGCGGCAACGTGCCAAGAGGCGGGGCCAGTGTGAGTTTCCCtccatggatgacatcatgGATGCCTTTGGTGACGGGCCAGTCCAGAGCGAGGCGGCACAAAGACTCTATAGCTCCGCCCACGACCACATGGACTGCATCCTTCAGGCCGACACTTCGCCCACAGAGTCCAGGAAAAG AGGGAAACACTCTCCTCGGGGGCGCTGGGCCCAGCCCGGTCCAGGAAGTCTCCCTGATACAGACCGAGACCGCCTGCTCACTGACCAAAGCGCCACCTACAGGAAGTACCCAGGACTGAACAACGTGGCCTACATG TCTGACCCTGATCTGCCACAAGGCAACAGAAGCCCTTCCCCCACTGATGAGGTATTTGACTCTGCCCCACCTCCGCCCCCCTACATGCCCCCACAGCCCTCCATCGAAGAGGCGCGGCAGCAGATGCATTCTCTCCTGGATGATGCCTTTGCCCTGGTATCTCCATCCTCACAGGGCAGTGCTGGG AGATATGCAGAGTTAGGAATGTCCCCCACGTCCCTCCACAGTCTTCTACAGAG ACAAGGCATGGGCTCCGGAGGATACCTCTCTACTGGAGACCAACTGCAGGAGTCTATTTACTCCAATAGGGGGCAGTATGAGGACCCCCCCTCCTCTTCCAGACCGCGACCTGTAGGAGGAAGTACAG GTGCCCAACTCCACCACCTGACACAGGTGGGTCTGTCCAGTCAGATAGGTTCCTACCATGGAGTGGGAGTGGGTCGCAGCATGTCCGGGCCCACGGGGTCCAGCTGGCACCAACAGCATTCAGACCAGGACCTCTCCAGACCAGGAGCCAGCAGAGAGAGT GTCCTGTCATTTCCAgagttctcctcttcctctgttttCCAAATGCCCAGCTCCTCTTTGCAGGATCCCTCGGCTCCTCCCCTACTACTAACCTCGCCCACCCCAGAGTACCCCCCTGAGGACGCCTCCCCCTCAGCGCACACCTCGGCCTCCCTCATAAAGTCCATCAGGGAGGAACTGCGACGGCTTGCTCAGAAACAGGCTGCAGTTACAAGCTATCCGTAG